CATGGTGGGCATCTTCAGATCGGTGAACACAAAATCGTAATGGTGCGTCTGCAGGAGGCCGAGTGCCTCCTGGCCGGTCTGTACCGTGTCCACGGAGTACCCGTCCAGCACCAGGATCTTGCGGAAACTGTCCAGGATCACCTGCTCATCATCGACGCAGAGGATGCGGGCCTTGGCATGGTCGACCTCGGCGCGACGGAGGGAGGCGGCTTCCCGGGTGAAGTCCAGGTTCAGACTTTCCGCAAGCGCCGATTCGCGCTCCTTCTGGAGCTTCTTTTCCTGCAGGCGGCGGGAGAAGAGCCGGATCAGGACGTCCGCGATGACGAACAGGATGACTGCTATGACGAACGGGAACATGGAGGGGTCTCCTTGAATGATCAGAACAGGGTGCCGGCGCTGAACGGCGTCAGCTGGGGCATTTCGTAATCAACATCTGATGGAATACACCGGTACAGCCATCCGGCAAAATACGGGTCTTTCTCGATCGCATCCGGGGTCGCTGCCGGATTCACTTCGACGATCCTACCGCTGACCGGCGCGAGCACGGAATGCGACAATCCGTCCGGTGTTCGCACCTGCGCGCACGTTGTTCCCTGTGCGATCTCCGCATTCACCGGTTGGAGGTCGAGTGCATCGATGCGCTCCAGGATGCGGAGGAACAGATGTGTCAGCCCGATGAGCGCCGTGCCGCCGTCCTCGAGCACCACCCAGCTCGCATAGCCGAGGCGCTGGTACTTGGGCGGGCAGGGGACGATCAGCAATGCCGGGTCCGCGGGTCCCTGTCCGACGGCATGGAGTGCTTCCGCGATCGTGCGATATCGTACCGCACGGCCGACCGCCGAGAGCAGTTCATCGCTCGTGAACGGTTTCGGCACGAAGTCGATCGCACCTTCGCGCAACGAGCGTACGGCATTCTCCACCGTGGAGTATCCCGTTGCCATGATCACCGGCATCCCGGGCGCGCGTTTGCGCGCGATCTCCAGCAACTGGAAGCCGTCCATCTGCGGCATCATGATGTCGCAGAGCATCAGTCCGTAGGTTCCCGACTCCAGCATATGCGCCGCGACGGAGGCCTCCGGGGCCTGCGCCACGCGATACCCTTCCAGCGAGCAGATCTTGGAGACCGCATCCAGGATCACGCGTTCATCATCGACCACCAGTATGTCGGCCGTGTGCGCCATGCTCTCAGCGGGGCTGCTCGAAGGGGAGACGGATGCGGAACGTGGTCCCCTTGTTCAGCTCACTCTCGACCTTGATCGTGCCGTTATGATTGTCGATGATCCCCCAGATGACCGACAGTCCGAGTCCGGTCCCTTTTGTCCCTTCGTCGAGAAGAACGGCTCGAAGATCCGTGGGAGCGCGTCTGCCGGGATGCCGCACCCGGTATCACCGACGGTGATCTCGGCGTAATCGCGGAGCCCTCCCGTGTCCATGGCGTCCCACCGCTGCCAGTCACACCCCTGACGCGTACAGGCTTCCCATTTTCCGAGAGCAGGGACCTCCATCCAATATGCCGGTCCGCCGCAGAGCGGACAGGTCACGTCCGGCTCGATGAGACTCGCCGCACACTCCGGGCATTGCACCTGCCGGAGCTGTCCGGCCGCGATGGGCCAGCTGGTCTGGTCGCGGTGACGCCCGTACAACGGGTCGATGTACAGGAATCCCTCTTCTCCCGTTGCCCGGATCTTCACCCTGGCGGCGGGGAGCCCTTCGATCTTCACCGAACCGTCGATGAGGCTGTGGCGCTTCGGGCAGGTGGCCTTTTTGAGCTGTGCCATGCCGACGGGGGAGAGTTTCTGCACCGAGGTGCCGATGGTGATGGTGCCGCCGGTGCCGCTCATGGCATCGATGCCGTTGACGATCAGGTTGATGAAGACCTGCTGGATCTGGTTCGCGTCCAGCGTCAGCCTCGGCATGACGGGGTCCAGGTTCTTCACCAGGGTCACGTGCCCGAGCGTGATCTGGTTATGGACCACCGAGATCGCGCGGTCGATGATCTCGTTCAGGTCCGCTTCGTTCTTCTTCGGGATCGACTGACAGGCGAAATCCAGCAGGCTCTTCACGATGTCGCGCGAACGGAGTGTCTCGCGCACGATCACCTTCAGGTCTTCCTGGATCTCCGGCTGGTTCTGCGTGCGCTTCAGGAGGAAGCTGCTGTAGGTCAGGACGCCCGTGAGCGGGTTGTTGATCTCGTGGGCGACCCCTGCGGCGAGCCTGCCGAGAGAGGCCAGCTTGTCCGACTGGAACAACTGCATCCGCGCTTCCGGAGAGCTTGTCGGTCATCTTGTTGAAGGAGAGCGCGAGCTTGCCGATCTCGTCGTTCCTCCGGATGTCGATCCGGTATCCGAGGTTGCCGTCGGCCACCTGTTGCGTGGCTTTCAGGAGCGACTTGACGGGGGTGTCGACCCAGCGTTCCACGAAGTATCCGATGATCACGCTGATCGCCAGGAAGGCGATCACGGCGAAGATCAGCATCTCCATGCGGCTCTTCTGGATCGTTCGGTCCACTTCGGCCAGCGGCAGCGTGACGTCCAGGACCCCGAGCACGGTCTGCTGTTCGGGATGCACATGGCAATCCGCTGACCAGCACGCTTTCTCGTTGAAGATCGGGTTGATGATCCCGAGCATACGGGAGGAATCGGGGTGCATCTGGAAGACCCGCGTCCGGTCCGAGATGGGAAGGCGTTCGAGCGGCTGGTCCGCCTGATGGCAGGCGTAACAGCTCTCGGCCTTCTTGTTCACGGTGGTACCGATCTCATCCTCCTGCGACGAGTAGATGATCTCGCCGGTCTTGTTCAGGACACGGACCTTGCTGATCGATGGCTGGCGGCCGACCTCATTGATGACCTGATGGATCCGGTCGCGCTGGTTCACGAGCATATCCTGTCTCGTGCTGTACTTGACCGTTTCGCTCAGCTGGTTCGCATGCCGCTCCACTTCCGCCTGCAGGCTCGCGTCGAGGGACTGGATGTTGAAGTAGGCGAACACGCCGATGATGAGGATGGCGGTGAGTCCCGCCACCAGGATCAGTTTCAGGCCTATGTCCTGAAGGAATGCCATGTCACTTCACCGCGGCTTTCACCGTGGTGCCCGGTTTCTGTGCGGGGTACGCTTTGTCGTCGTGGCATCCCGCGCACGACGGCGGGTTTGCGAAGTTCCCCTCGAGATGGCAGGATTCGCAGTCGAGCTCCCGGTGCGTCCCGTCGAGTTTCAGAGTGGTGATCTCATGCTTGAACGAGCCCGGCAACCAGCCCTTGTGGCACGATGCGCATTTCGTATCGACCTTGGTGAAGCGCTTGGACTGGCCGTGGCACTTCTGGCAGGAGAGGGCGCGGTGGAACCGGTTGAGGGCCCAGCCGGCGCTCTTTGCGTGATCGAACGCTTCTTTCGGCTGGTCCACGTGGCACTCTTCGCACTTGTCCTGTCCGTGGCACGAGAAGCACGGCGCATGCATCGCTTCCATGGTGCGCTGCGTCTTCACTTTGCGTGAGGTGTCAGCCTGCGCACCGCCCTTCGTTCGATCATGGCAGCGGACGCAGCTCTCGCTCTTGTGGCAGTCCGAACATTCCAGGCTGAAGCGTTCGGCATGGTCGTTATGGAAGAAGGTCACGAACGACCCGCGCTGGCTGCGGGTCTCATACACCACACGCTTGGGGAGCGGGAGCTCGGGATGCGATTTCCCTTTGAGCCGCGCGGCCTGCAGCGACTCTTCCGTGCTTTGTCGTGCGTCGCGCTTCAGGTGGCAGCTCTGACAATCCGTGGCCTTGCTCCACTGACGGTGGCAGTCCATGCACTGACGGTGATACGCTCCCTTCAGGTCCGGCATGCTGATGTCTGTCCGTGCCCGGTTGGCCGGATGGCACTCCCGGCACGAGAGGATCGTCATCGAGGTGCTGTTGTAATGATGGCATCCATAGCAGCCGCCGGACATCGTGGACATCTCGGCGTGGAGCTTGTGGGAGAAGACGACCGGACCGTATTCTTTGGAGACCTTGCTCATCACGAGCACCTCGGGTCCCGACTGGTCCGGATGGAACCCCGGAAGGATGCGGGAACGCGGGCAGGGGAGCAGGGCCGGATTCGTTTTTGTGGGGGCCGAGCCGCCGTGACACGTCTGGCAGGAGATGTCCGCCTTCCTGGGCGGCGCGTGTTTGTCCCATTTTGAGCCCTGCCCGGACGCGGGCGCGGTGCACAGGAACGCGATGATGGTCACCAACGACAGGACACGTGTTCTCATTTCTTGCCTCTGATCGCATACTTGGTCTGGGGTGTCACAGGCCCTTCCGGGACGCTGATCACCGGGAAGATCATGACGTAGATGCGGTAGATCAGGACCAGCAGAGCGATGAAGCCCACCGTCACGGAGATCTCACCGATCGACGGGAAGTACGAGCCGAACTGGTAGGGAGGCGTGTAGGCCACGACAAAATTGTTGATGCGGTTCAGCGCCACGCCGAGGATCACCAGGGCGGAAGCGATGAACAGCAGGATGGGCGACTTGAGGACAGCACGCGAAAGGAACATGCGCAGGGGGATCACGATGCCCAGCACGACCTCCAGCGTCCACATCACGCTCTCGACGCTGAACGCCTGGAGATACACGAACGTCTCGCGGATGAACATATCGCCCAGCTTGAAGGCCAGATAGACGCCGAGGATCGGTGCCACGAGTCCGCCGAGGCGCGAGAGCACATCGATCTCGACCTTCTGTTTGAATGACCGCGAAGCGATCATGGATTCGAAGATCACCATCGGGAACCCGACGGAAATGGCCGACAGGAGGAACAGCAGCGGCAGCACCGGGGTCTGCCAGAGCGGATGCATCTTCGATCCGGCGATGACCATCAGGGTGCCGAGCGAGGACTGGTGGAGTGTGGAGAGCACAACGCCGGCGATGATGAAGACGAACATCGAACGCTCGAGCGTGCGGTCCAGAAGCCGGAGCAGCCGGTCCAGCGGTGCATTGAGCATGCTCAGAAATCCGGGGAGCGCCACACGGCCGATGAACCGCTCGGTGACCATCGGCAGGAACTCGATGTACAGGACGGACATATAGATCATGACGCAGATACCGACCTCGAACAATGCGGAGGAGCCGTTCCACATGATCAGGGGGTGCCAGATGAAGTACCAGCGGCCGATATCGATGAAGACCGCGGTGGCGACGAACGTGTAGCCGAGCATGGCGGTCAGCAGGGCGGGGCGGAGGATCACGTGGTATTCCTCGCGGTGCATCACGTGGCCGAGTGCCGCTGTGGTGAAGCCGCCGGCGGCGAGCGCAACGCCCGCGGCGACATCCACGGCGATCCACAGGCCCCAGGGGTACTGATTGTTCAGGTTGGTCACCGCCCCGATGCCGAAGAAGAACCGGCCGGCCAGGAACACCAGGCCGTTCAGTGCGATGATCGTGAGAATGATGACGCCCGGAGTGAAGAACTTCCCCTTCATGGGCGTAGGTTTCAAATGAGCATGCATGGGAACGATCTCCTAGAGGCCTTCTTCTTTCCGGGTTTTTGTCATCCACATGATCGCGCCGAGGATAGCATAGAGCGCGACCGGAGGCATGAAGTATGCGAAGATCCCGTGCTGGATCGCCTCCGAAACACCCGGGGCCGTGCTGGGGCTGAGTTTCGGGAACCCCAGGTCCTTGAAGTCGCGGCCCGCCAGATACATCCAGGATGTCCCACCAACTTCGTGTTCGCCGTAGATGTGGTCCACATAGCGGTCACCGTACGTCTTGATGCGCTGTTTCGCGATGCGGATGACCTCGTCGCGGGGGCCGTAGGTCAGAGCTTCCACAGGACAGATGCTCACGCATGCAGGCAGCTCGCCCTTCGTGGTCCGCTCGATGCAGAAGTCGCACTTGCGGATCTCCGGATCGAGGGCCTTGTGATATTCGAATGCCGGGATCTGGAACGGGCATGCGGCCATGCAATACCTGCAGCCGATGCACTTGTCCGTGTCCCATACCACCGAACCATTCTCGTTCTTCGAGAATGCGCCTACGATGCATGCGGAGAGGCAGGCGGGGTGGTCACAGTGCATGCACTGCACCTTCACATCGTACGGCAGGTCGGGGTTCTTCGGGTTGTCATATTCATTCACCACACAGAGAGCCGTGTCATCCGGGCGGCGCATCTGCCCGAGCACCGACCGGTCGCCATAGGAGCTCAGCGGCTCCGTCGGGAGCCCGTGCGCGGTCTTGCAGGCATGTTCACAATTCCTGCATCCCACGCAGACGGTCGTGTCAACCAACACGCCCATGCGGTCAGGGGAGAGTATGTTCTTCGGCGCGGCGGCAGCCGTTGAAGTTCCCATACCCACGGCCGCTGTGCCGACAACGGCTGCAGTTTTCAGGAACGATCGGCGATCTTGTGCTTTCATGGGGTTTCCTTGGGGGGATTTGTATCTCATCTCTGCCTGTGTCTCAATAATTGCGCCACTCTCTGGTGTTGAATTTTGTCGCATAAAGGGCACCAGAGAAGCCTCAATTCCTCGATTTTTTCCTAAATTAGGGAAAACCACAGTTTCGATTCCCACTTGTGGGAATCCCGATGGCTGTTCGGGGCTGATTTAGCGGATTCTCGTGGCATGATTTGTGAAATTCTGCTGATAACCCCAATCCGGCCCATGATCCTCGGCGCCCGTCATATTACCCGGACCCTGGCCTTCCGACTCTTCATTCTTATAGGAGGGATCCAGATGGTCGTCATGGTGGCTCTTGCCCTGGCCACGATCTCGATCCACAGCTCGCATCTGCGCGACAACGTGCAGATGAGCGCGGTGCGGATCAGCGACCTGATGGTGCGCTCGACGAAACACAGCATGCTGAAGAATGACAAGGGAGAGATGCAGGAGATCCTCCGGGCGATCGGGGACGAGCCCGGCATCCATGGCTTGCGGATCATGAACAAGGATGGGCGTGTGGTCTTTGCCGCCGATACCGCCGAGTTGCGCTCGCATGTGACCATAGAGGACAAGGCCTGCAGAACCTGTCACGACGGCGGTGCGGTGCGGCCCGGCCCCTACGATCAGCGGGAAGAATACGAGATCGTGACCCGGCCCGACGGCGAACGCATTCTGACCCTCGTCACCCCGATCATGAATGAGGCGTCGTGTTGGACCGCCGCGTGTCACGCGCATGACGCAGCGACCAGCGTGCTCGGGATCCTGGACGTGCGGATGTCGATGGAGACCATGGATGCGAGCCTGGCGGAGAGCCGCAATCAGTTCATCGCGCTCTCGGTGGCCGCAGTGCTTGTGATCGCCTCCGTGTCCGGCGCTTTCCTGTGGTGGTTCGTACGCCGGCCGGTGCGCATCCTCATCGACGGCATGGAGACCGTGACCGCCGGAAACCTCGACAAGCGGCTCCCCGTCCACAGCGCCGACGAACTCGGACAGTTGGCAGGGGCATTCAATGCCATGACCGAAGAGCTCGCGCGTGCACGGCAGGAGATCACCGAGTGGTCAGGGACCCTTGAGGCGAAGGTCCGCGAGAAGACGGCCGACCTCGAGCGGATCCACCGCAGCATGCTCAGCGTGGAGAAGATGGCATCCCTCGGGAATCTGGCTGCGAGCGTGGCGCATGAGATCAACAATCCGCTCGAAGGCATCCTCACGTTCGCCAAGCTCTCCATCAAGCGCCTCCAACGGCTCGCCCTGCCGAGGGAGCAGGCAGAGGGATTGATCGGCGATCTGCAGCTGGTGGCAGACGAGGCCCAGCGGTGTGGTTCGATCGTCAAGAACATGCTCGTCTTCGCCCGGCCCCAGCGTGCAACCCTGGAGCCCGTGGCCCTCGGCACCATCCTCGAGCGCTGCCGCATGCTCGTCCAGCACTATGCGGAGATGCACAACGTCGAGATCTCGGTCGCATCCTCTCCCGACGATGCCCTGGTGTACGATCCCGGACAGATCCAGCAGGTCCTCATGGTGCTGATGATCAATGGCATCGAAGCGATCGCGCTTGCGTCGCCGCGGCCTGCCGCCGCCCTCATCAATGTGGATGCGCGGCCCGATCCTGACGGCGACATGATGCGGATCCGCGTGGCGGATACCGGTATCGGCATGTCCGATGAGGTCCGGGGCAGGATCTTTGAACCGTTCTTTACCACGAAGGCCGACGGACGCGGCGTCGGCCTCGGACTCGCGATCGCGTACGGCATCATCGGCCGCCATCACGGGTCCATTGAGGTGGATACGGCACCCGGTGCCGGCAGCACGTTCACCGTGCTGCTGCCCCGGCGTCAGTCCGCAACTGTTGCAATTGACCTCTCTGCTGTCTCCTAAAGGGCATTCGCTATGAAGAAAAGTGATCTCGGCATTCTCGTTGTTGATGACGAATTGATCGTCAGGGAGTCCCTCACAAAATGGTTCCGGGAGGATGGCTTCCGCGTCGGCGCGGCTCCGGACGGCGCCACCGCGCTCAAGATGCTGCAGGCCGAGCACTGGAATCTGGTCCTGGTGGACATCCGCATGCCGGGTATGGACGGTATGGAGTTGCTGCAGCGCATCAAGAAGATGGACCGGCAGGTCGTGGTGATCGTCGTGACGGCCTTCGCGACGGTGGAGACCGCGGTCCGGGCGCTGAAGGAAGGTGCGTACGACTACATCACCAAGCCCATCGATCCGGACTATCTGAATCATATCGTCGTGAACGCTCTCGAGCAGCAATTGCTGAATCTGGAGAATCAGCGCCTGCGCGATTCCGTGAGCGAACTGACCTCCGGCGTTGAACTGATCGGCGAATCACCCGAGATGCATAAGGTGATGGAACTGGTGCAGACCGTGGGCCAGACGAGCACGATCGTCCTCGTCAAAGGCGAGGTCGGCACCGGGAAGGAACTGGTCGCGCGCGCGATCCATCAGGCAGGCAGCCGCCGCTACATGCCGTTCGTCACCGTCAATTGCGGGGCGGTTGCCGATGCGATGCTGGCCGATGAATTGTTCGGTCACGAGAAGGACGCCTTCCCTGGCGCACTGCAGACGCGGAAGGGGAAAATGGAGATGGCGGAGGGGGGCACACTCTTCCTCGATGAGATCGGGAATCTCGACCTGAAGCTGCAGGGGGAGTTGCTTTCCGCGATGGAAGCGGAGCAGATCACGCGGTTGGGGGGTGCCGATCCGGTACGCACGGGCTATCGGCTCATTTGTGCATCGGGCATGGACCTCGAGCAAGCGGTGAAGGACGGAAGGTTCCGTCAGGACCTGTACTACCGCCTGACCGTCTTCGAGATCGCCCTGCCGCCGCTGCGCGCCCGCAGGGGAGACATCGCGAAACTCGCACACTTCTTCCTCGTGAAGTATGCCCGTGCCATGAATCGGAAGATGCACGGATTCTCGCCGGATGCCATGCTCGCCCTCAAGGCCTACGATTGGCCCGGCAACGTGCGTGAACTGGAGAACGTGATCGAACGGGCGATGGTCATCTCTCCCGGGAACATGATCAACCGCGACCATCTTATCCTGCATACCGATCTTCCTTCGCCCAGTGAAGGGAAGCGGCTTGAAGACGTTGAGAAACGGCATATCGACCAGATCCTGAGGGAAACGGGTTGGAATGTCAGCCGCAGCGCAACCATCCTCGACATCGACCGGGTCACGCTCTATCATAAGATCGAGAGATACAATCTCAAGCGGGAGGCCTGACCCCTCTTCCGGCCTGCCACACTCCTCGCCCCGGGGCTTCGTTGACTTTCTGAGCCTCTTTGCGTACTTTGTAAAACTTTCACACGCTTTCCGTTCTTTGCGAGGAGTCCATGCCACACACCCAGTACGATATCGTGATCGTGGGCGGGGGTCCCGGGGGCTACACTGCTGCGATCCGCGCATCCCAGCTCGGGATGAAAGCGGCCCTTGTGGAGCGGGACCGCCTCGGTGGGGTGTGCCTGAACTGGGGCTGTATCCCCACCAAAGCCCTGCTCCGCAATGCGGAGATCTACTCGACCCTTCTTCATGCCGACGAGTGGGGGATCTCCGCAAAGGACGTCTCGTTCGATTTTCCCCGCATCATCAAGCGCAGCCGCGGCGTCGCCGAACGCATCTCCAAGGGTGTAGAATACCTGATGAAGAAGAACGCCATCACGGTACACACCGGGACGGCGTGCCTCACTGCCGCCGACACCCTTGAGATCAAAGCTGAAGGCAAACCGACAGCCACCATTTCGGCACCGCACATCGTTCTTGCCACGGGCGCGCGTTCGCGTTCCATTCCGAATGTGACGATCGACCGGAAACGCATCATCACCAGTTCCGAAGCGATGACGTTGCCTGCGCGGCCGGACTCGATGGTCATCATCGGCGCCGGGGCGATCGGGATCGAGTTCGCTACATTCTATTCTGCGCTCGGCACAAAGGTGACGGTCGTGGAAATGATGCCCTCGATCCTGCCGATCGAGGATGCGGAGCTAACGAAACTCCTCGCCACCAGCCTCACCCGCCGGGGTGTGGAACTTCTTACGGGCGCGCGTGTTGAAGGAGCACAGGCCGGGAACACGGGCGTGAGCGTCACGGTGCAGCAGGGGGGCGAACAGCGGACGCTCACCGCGGACGTCGCCCTGGTCGCCATCGGGGTCCAGGGGAATGTGGAGCATCTCGGATTGGAGGGCCTCGGCGTGCGTGTGGAGCGCGGGCACATCGCCGTGGACAAGCGCTACCGGACCAGCACGCCGGGCATCTATGCCATCGGCGATGTGATCGGACCGCCATGGCTCGCGCACGTTGCGAGTGCCGAAGGGATCTGCTGCGTCGAAGCGATCGCGGGGAAGGATCCGCAGCCGTTGGATTATGCGTGTGTCCCCGGATGCACGTACTGCACACCGCAGCTGGCCAGCGTCGGACTCACGGAAGAATCCGCAAAGGCGGAGGGATACGACGTGAAGGTCGGCCGCTTCCCGTACCGTCCCCTCGGCAAGGCCATGGCGATCGGCGAGACCGAGGGGATGGTGAAGCTGATCTTCGATGCGAAATACGGTGAGATCCTCGGCGCACACATTCTCGGAGCTGATGCCACAGAACTCATCGCCGAGCTTGTCCTCGCAAAAAGAATGGAACTTACCGCGCCTGACCTGTTCCATACGATCCATGCGCATCCCACGTTGAGTGAAGCGGTCATGGAAGCGGCAGCAGCGGCCTATGGCGAAGCCATCAGTATCTGACCTGCAGGTCGTGCATGCCGGCCGCACACGGTACCGCGCATGCTGGCAACTGCAACAGGAGTATTTCGACCGGCGCATCGCAGGGCGGGTGCCGGACACGCTGATCCTCACCGAGCACGAGCACGTCTACACGATGGGGCGGAATGCACATGTGGACCATCTGCTGGCCGGTGCGGTCGACCTTGAGGCCCGCGGTGTGGATGTCGTCGAGGTGGACCGCGGGGGCGACATCACGTACCATGGCCCGGGTCAGCTCGTTGCGTATCCGATCCTTGACCTCGAACAGCACGGCAAGGATGTCGCACAGTACCTGCGGTCGCTCGAAGAGGTTGTGATACGGGTGCTGGCCCGGTTGGAGATCGTCGCCGTCCGTCTCCCCGGCTACACCGGGGTCTGGGTTGCCGGCGAAAAGGTGTGTGCGATCGGCATCAAGGCAAGCCGGTGGGTCACGATGCACGGCCTGGCGCTGAACGTGGCGACGGACCTTTCGTATTTCGGGGGGATCATTCCGTGCGGCATCTTCGAGCGCGGGGTGACGTCGCTGCGCGAGATCACGGGCGAGGTGCTGCCCATGGCGTTGATCGAAGACCTCTTCGTTGCGGAGTTCTGTACGGTCTTCGGTGCGGCCACGCAGCAGGTTCGCGAATCAATGGAAGGACGATAGGGTGACGCATTCTCCGGAACAGTTGCGCCGTGCCTACACCAATGCCGTGGCCGCGCGCATGATGGATGCGAAGATCCTCATCCTGCTCAAGCAGGGGAAGATCTTCTTCCATATCGGCGGGTCGGGACACGAAGGCGTCCAGGTCGGCATGGCGCTGGCGATGCAGCCCGGCAAGGACTGGACGTATCCGTACTATCGCGATATGGGATTTGCGCTGCAATACGGCACCACGGTGGAAGAGGTGATGCGGGATGCGATGCACCGCGCCGCGGGCATCAGCAGCGGCGGATTCGCGATGCCGTTCCACTACGGCGACCGCGAGCTGCGCATGGTCGCGCAGTCGAGCCCCACCGGCACGCAGTACCTGCAGGCCGTCGGTACGGCCATGGGTGCGGTGCGCGAAGGGACCGACGAAGTGGTGTACGTTTCGTCCGGGGAAGGCGCCACGAGCGAAGGAGAGTTCCATGAAGCACTGAACTGGGCCTCGCGCGAACACCTGCCGGTGATATTCCTGATCCAGAACAACGGGTATGCGATCTCCGTCCCGGTGGAAGACCAGGTCTCAGGCGGGTCGGTCTATAAGATGACGCAGGGCTACGAAGGGTTGAAGCGGTTTGAAGTGGACGGGAGTGATTTCCCGGAGATCCTGCGTGTGACTGCGGAAGCGGTGGCCCTGGCACGTGCAGGGAAAGGCCCGGTCCTGATCGAAGCGCATACGGTGCGACTTCTACCGCACTCATCGTCTGATGACCAGCGGAAGTACCGTCCGGCCGATGACCTCGCCGAGGACGCGCAGCGCGACCCGATCCCGCTGATGGAGAGATATCTGATCGAGCAAGGGGTCTTTACCGCGGACGATGCTGCTGCGATCCGCAAGGAGATGCAGGAGCGGATCGACCGGGCGGCGGTGGAGACGGAATTGCTTCCGCTGCCCGATGCGGCAGACGTTGAACGGTACGTCTATGCGCCTGCACCGGTGGAACTCCCTGCGGAGCCGGCACCCGTGCCGGCGGATGCCCCGCGCGTTGTGCTCGTCGATGCGATCAATCATGCGCTCGCGGAGGAACTCGAGCGCAACCCCGCGATGCTCGTCTATGGCGAGGACGTGGGTGGTGGCAAGGGAGGGGTGTTCACGGCAACGCGTGGCCTCGCCGCGAAGTTCGGGGATGCGCGTGTCTTCAATTCACAACTGGCCGAGGCTTCGATCATCGGCACGGCCATCGGATTGAGCGTTCGCGGGACCTTCAAGCCGGTGGTGGAGATCCAATTCGGCGACTACATCTGGCCCGCGTTCATGCAGATCCGGAACGAAGTGGCGATGCTCCGGTACCGCTCCAATAACCATTGGAGTTGTCCGATGGTGATCCGTGCGGCGGTGGGCGGGTATATCCATGGCGGACTCTATCATAGCCAGTCCATCGATGGGTTCTTCACGCACATCCCCGGTCTGCGTGTGGTGTATCCCTCCTGTGCCGCTGATGCGAAAGGGTTACTCAAGACCGCGTGCCGCTCCGACGACCCGGTCCTGTTCCTTGAACACAAGGGGCTGTACCGGCAGAGTTTCGCTGCGTCGCCGGAACCACCTGCGGATCATCTCCTCCCATTCGGTGTGGCGTCCATCAAGCGCGCTGGCGAGGACCTCACGGTGATCACCTGGGGGATGCTCGTCCAGCGATCGCTCGAAGCCGCACGGAAGATCGAAGAGCGGCTCGGGGCGTCGGTCGAGGTCATCGATCTGCGCACACTGAACCCGCTCGATCGTGGCACGATCCTGGCGTCCGTGCGGAAGACGGGGAAGGTCATCGTGGCGCACGAAGATACGCTGACGGGAGGGTTCGGTGCGGAGATCGCTGCGATCATCGCCGCGGAAGCATTCGACCGGCTCGACGCGCCCGTTCTGCGCGTGG
Above is a window of Ignavibacteriota bacterium DNA encoding:
- a CDS encoding sigma-54-dependent Fis family transcriptional regulator, with product MKKSDLGILVVDDELIVRESLTKWFREDGFRVGAAPDGATALKMLQAEHWNLVLVDIRMPGMDGMELLQRIKKMDRQVVVIVVTAFATVETAVRALKEGAYDYITKPIDPDYLNHIVVNALEQQLLNLENQRLRDSVSELTSGVELIGESPEMHKVMELVQTVGQTSTIVLVKGEVGTGKELVARAIHQAGSRRYMPFVTVNCGAVADAMLADELFGHEKDAFPGALQTRKGKMEMAEGGTLFLDEIGNLDLKLQGELLSAMEAEQITRLGGADPVRTGYRLICASGMDLEQAVKDGRFRQDLYYRLTVFEIALPPLRARRGDIAKLAHFFLVKYARAMNRKMHGFSPDAMLALKAYDWPGNVRELENVIERAMVISPGNMINRDHLILHTDLPSPSEGKRLEDVEKRHIDQILRETGWNVSRSATILDIDRVTLYHKIERYNLKREA
- the lpdA gene encoding dihydrolipoyl dehydrogenase, with the translated sequence MPHTQYDIVIVGGGPGGYTAAIRASQLGMKAALVERDRLGGVCLNWGCIPTKALLRNAEIYSTLLHADEWGISAKDVSFDFPRIIKRSRGVAERISKGVEYLMKKNAITVHTGTACLTAADTLEIKAEGKPTATISAPHIVLATGARSRSIPNVTIDRKRIITSSEAMTLPARPDSMVIIGAGAIGIEFATFYSALGTKVTVVEMMPSILPIEDAELTKLLATSLTRRGVELLTGARVEGAQAGNTGVSVTVQQGGEQRTLTADVALVAIGVQGNVEHLGLEGLGVRVERGHIAVDKRYRTSTPGIYAIGDVIGPPWLAHVASAEGICCVEAIAGKDPQPLDYACVPGCTYCTPQLASVGLTEESAKAEGYDVKVGRFPYRPLGKAMAIGETEGMVKLIFDAKYGEILGAHILGADATELIAELVLAKRMELTAPDLFHTIHAHPTLSEAVMEAAAAAYGEAISI
- a CDS encoding dehydrogenase E1 component subunit alpha/beta; the protein is MMDAKILILLKQGKIFFHIGGSGHEGVQVGMALAMQPGKDWTYPYYRDMGFALQYGTTVEEVMRDAMHRAAGISSGGFAMPFHYGDRELRMVAQSSPTGTQYLQAVGTAMGAVREGTDEVVYVSSGEGATSEGEFHEALNWASREHLPVIFLIQNNGYAISVPVEDQVSGGSVYKMTQGYEGLKRFEVDGSDFPEILRVTAEAVALARAGKGPVLIEAHTVRLLPHSSSDDQRKYRPADDLAEDAQRDPIPLMERYLIEQGVFTADDAAAIRKEMQERIDRAAVETELLPLPDAADVERYVYAPAPVELPAEPAPVPADAPRVVLVDAINHALAEELERNPAMLVYGEDVGGGKGGVFTATRGLAAKFGDARVFNSQLAEASIIGTAIGLSVRGTFKPVVEIQFGDYIWPAFMQIRNEVAMLRYRSNNHWSCPMVIRAAVGGYIHGGLYHSQSIDGFFTHIPGLRVVYPSCAADAKGLLKTACRSDDPVLFLEHKGLYRQSFAASPEPPADHLLPFGVASIKRAGEDLTVITWGMLVQRSLEAARKIEERLGASVEVIDLRTLNPLDRGTILASVRKTGKVIVAHEDTLTGGFGAEIAAIIAAEAFDRLDAPVLRVAAKDAPIPYAPPLENAMLPQEADLLKAMERLLKF
- the lipB gene encoding lipoyl(octanoyl) transferase LipB, with the protein product MAKPSVSDLQVVHAGRTRYRACWQLQQEYFDRRIAGRVPDTLILTEHEHVYTMGRNAHVDHLLAGAVDLEARGVDVVEVDRGGDITYHGPGQLVAYPILDLEQHGKDVAQYLRSLEEVVIRVLARLEIVAVRLPGYTGVWVAGEKVCAIGIKASRWVTMHGLALNVATDLSYFGGIIPCGIFERGVTSLREITGEVLPMALIEDLFVAEFCTVFGAATQQVRESMEGR